One Sparus aurata chromosome 5, fSpaAur1.1, whole genome shotgun sequence genomic window carries:
- the ranbp1 gene encoding ran-specific GTPase-activating protein — protein sequence MADPKEQDDHETTVEDSNHDPHFEPIVSLPEQDVKTLEEDEEELFKMRAKLYRFASENDPPEWKERGTGDVKLLKHKEKGTIRLLMRRDRTLKICANHHITTAMELKPNAGSDRAWVWNTLADYADECPKPELLAIRFLNAENAQKFKVKFDECKEEIRKSLEGTSNTDSANKVAEKLEELSVKDKASEGKKEEDKKETEKKEDEKKEVKAEEKN from the exons ATGGCAGACCCGAAG gAACAGGATGACCATGAAACCACTGTAGAGGACTCTAACCATGATCCCCACTTTGAGCCCATTGTGTCCCTTCCTGAGCAGGATGTGAAAACATtagaagaagatgaggaggaacTCTTTAAAAT GCGGGCTAAACTATATCGTTTTGCCTCCGAGAACGACCCACCAGagtggaaagagagaggaacCGGTGATGTCAAGCtgctgaaacacaaagagaaggGTACAATCCGCCTCCTGATGAGGAGAGACCGAACCCTGAAGATTTGTGCAAACCATCACA TTACAACTGCGATGGAGCTGAAGCCTAACGCTGGCAGTGACAGGGCATGGGTGTGGAACACACTAGCAGATTATGCTGATGAGTGCCCCAAACCTGAACTCCTGGCAATACGCTTTTTAAATGCAGAAA ATGCGCAGAAGTTCAAGGTGAAGTTTGATGAGTGCAAGGAGGAGATCAGAAAGTCTCTAGAGGGAACAA GCAACACTGATAGCGCAAACAAAGTTGCAGAGAAGCTGGAGGAACTCTCTGTAAAGGACAAGGCTtcagaaggaaaaaaggaagaggaCAAAAAGGAGACGGAGAAGAAAGAAGATGAGAAAAAGGAGGTGAAGGCTGAGGAGAAGAATTGA
- the zdhhc8b gene encoding palmitoyltransferase ZDHHC8B: MPNSAGKRFKPTKYIPVSTAATLLVGSTTLFFVFTCPWLTKVISPAVPLYNGLVFLFVLANFSMATFMDPGVYPRADEDEDKDDDFRAPLYKNVEIKGIQVRMKWCATCHFYRPPRCSHCSVCDNCVEDFDHHCPWVNNCIGRRNYRYFFLFLLSLSIHMVGVFSFGLIFVLHHRERLGALHTTVTLVVMCIAGLFFIPVMGLTGFHMVLVARGRTTNEQVTGKFRGGVNPFTRGCCGNVEYVLCSPLAPRYMLDPRKKPHVKIQPPFIRPDLSDRQITIKVSDNGIHNTIISSKSKSSLDNLDDKETQPPLPPKADRYNQLKNQLTSSEESSLSGKTHPSTPAMYKFRPSFGTMPKVHYHTAGEKIIMQDDRKTSAILEEGVRGHDYRSEPNLDLPEYTNAPLHRTFQSSPLQLDSDPINSRSLSLKQGHRRLEKGQLPALQPQTVTSTPYKSVFSPNTLSNRNGSLSYDSLLNPSISPATASECMAHRGMPSMGFHSPYLPTKMCHIREPEMQRHQVAPTYSPVLPPRGVGRQSPHSRDRDPSPVRYDNLSQTIMASIQERKEMEEREKRQMLHGRSQTHIYAQDSGVFDGGYGLPHNACYPDGPRGPGSRGPTPPAYGGSRDNLMGVGLVSYGQRTPVLRHAGSTLGRAPRTSSTSLHTDHSSSNSSHSRATVQEGPYRSPAHQPHSPAMPRSPSYSHQKLSYISARERTDSPHLGGPREAMKVNGQMDCHPSAQGATLSPSRHSNVKKVTGVGGTTYEISV, from the exons GTGCCCCTGGTTGACAAAGGTGATCTCTCCCGCTGTGCCTCTCTACAATGGCCTGGTCTTCCTCTTCGTCTTGGCCAACTTCAGCATGGCAACCTTCATGGACCCTGGCGTTTACCCCCGAG CGGACGAGGATGAGGACAAGGACGATGATTTCCGAGCGCCGCTCTACAAGAACGTGGAGATCAAGGGCATTCAGGTCCGGATGAAGTGGTGCGCCACCTGTCACTTCTACAGGCCGCCACGCTGCTCGCACTGCAGCGTCTGTGACAACTgtgtagag GACTTCGACCATCACTGTCCATGGGTGAACAACTGCATCGGACGGAGGAACTACCGCTACTTCTTCCTTTTCCTGCTGTCGCTGAGCATCCACATGGTGGGAGTTTTCTCCTTTGGCCTCATCTTTGTCCTCCACCACCGGGAGAGGCTGGGAGCACTGCACACCACTGTCAC TCTGGTGGTGATGTGTATAGCGGGGCTTTTCTTCATTCCAGTCATGGGACTCACAGGTTTCCACATGGTGCTCGTAGCTCGAGGTCGAACAACCAACGAGCAG GTGACGGGCAAGTTTCGTGGAGGAGTAAATCCCTTCACTAGGGGTTGCTGTGGCAACGTGGAGTATGTCTTATGTAGTCCCCTGGCACCTAG GTACATGTTGGACCCGAGGAAAAAGCCCCATGTCAAAATTCAGCCCCCATTCATCAGACCTGACCTGTCCGACAGGCAGATTACCATCAAGGTCAGCGACAACGGCATCCACAACACCATCATCAGCTCCAAG TCCAAAAGCAGCCTGGACAACCTGGATGACAAAGAAACCCAGCCTCCGCTGCCACCCAAAGCTGACAGGTACAACCAGCTGAAAAACCAGCTGACCTCCAGCGAAG AGAGTTCTCTGTCTGGTAAGACCCATCCTTCCACTCCAGCCATGTACAAATTCAGGCCGTCCTTTGGCACCATGCCCAAAGTCCACTACCACACTGCTGGAGAGAAG ATTATCATGCAAGATGACCGGAAGACCTCGGCCATCTTGGAAGAGGGTGTCCGTGGTCATGACTACCGATCCGAGCCCAACCTGGACCTGCCGGAGTACACCAATGCTCCCCTCCACCGCACCTTCCAATCCTCTCCCCTCCAGCTGGATTCCGACCCCATCAACTCACGCTCCCTCAGCCTAAAGCAGGGTCACCGCCGGTTGGAAAAGGGCCAGCTCCCAGCCCTGCAGCCGCAGACAGTCACCTCCACCCCTTACAAGAGTGTCTTCTCGCCAAACACGCTCTCCAACCGTAATGGCAGCCTGTCTTATGATAGCCTGCTGAACCCCAGCATCTCCCCAGCCACTGCCAGCGAGTGCATGGCCCATCGTGGTATGCCCTCCATGGGGTTCCACTCGCCCTACTTGCCCACCAAAATGTGCCACATCCGGGAACCTGAGATGCAGAGGCACCAGGTAGCCCCCACTTACAGTCCAGTGCTGCCACCCAGGGGGGTAGGAAGGCAATCCCCTCACTCAAGGGACAGGGACCCATCCCCAGTGCGCTACGACAACCTCTCCCAGACCATTATGGCCTCCATCcaggagagaaaggagatggaggagagggagaagcggCAGATGCTGCATGGGCGCTCCCAAACCCATATCTATGCCCAGGACTCTGGTGTGTTTGATGGGGGCTATGGTCTACCCCATAATGCTTGCTACCCAGACGGGCCTCGTGGCCCTGGCTCCAGAGGTCCAACACCCCCAGCTTATGGAGGCTCCAGGGACAACCTGATGGGGGTTGGGCTTGTGAGCTACGGGCAACGAACCCCTGTGTTGCGCCATGCTGGCTCCACACTGGGCCGTGCCCCTAGGACTTCATCCACCTCCctgcacacagatcacagtagcagcaacagcagccacagcaggGCCACTGTCCAAGAGGGCCCCTATCGCTCCCCGGCCCACCAGCCACACTCCCCTGCTATGCCCCGATCCCCCTCCTACTCTCATCAGAAACTCTCCTACATCAGTGCCCGTGAGAGGACAGACTCACCTCATCTGGGGGGCCCAAG AGAGGCCATGAAAGTTAATGGGCAGATGGACTGCCACCCCAGTGCCCAGGGTGCCACCCTCAGCCCCAGTCGCCACAGTAATGTTAAAAAGGTGACTGGTGTAGGAGGCACCACCTATGAGATATCAGTGTGA